A portion of the Simkania negevensis Z genome contains these proteins:
- a CDS encoding MFS transporter, which produces MKTSFNFKVIAPCLFAVLVDILGFSLALPVLTALFTTGDFFSSTTPDKLRYAYLAIGLVLYPFFMFFGSSFMGDLSDITGRKKVLMLCMGGFCVGFALMGVGTQSQSLSLLFVGRALTGITAASLPTTMAAIADLSTRENKAIHMSFVVLVQSIGFVLGPLMGGLLSDPKVFGFFSDAFPFYIAGILALFAFAWLGFAFHESFIPSDKKIHPLRVILVFVQAAKHPPIRNLTCVFLLHQLGIGLFIQLILIYFQRFFDYTTFGMGIFNSFMGIWLGLGLFLIPALSKRFRIETVVWIFLFILGVSQLLLSASSVQWLLWLLVIPLAASANIAWSAILTSFSHAVSEDQQGWALGITGAVVALAFIITGFSPNLVPHIGVMPLIATGGILVVFSSIIMLYYCKRYVK; this is translated from the coding sequence AGCGCTGCCAGTATTAACTGCCCTATTTACAACAGGAGATTTTTTTTCGAGCACAACTCCTGATAAACTCCGATATGCCTATCTTGCAATTGGACTTGTTCTTTATCCGTTTTTTATGTTTTTTGGATCTTCTTTTATGGGAGATCTTTCAGATATTACAGGAAGAAAAAAAGTTCTCATGTTGTGCATGGGTGGGTTTTGCGTTGGGTTTGCACTCATGGGAGTTGGAACGCAGTCGCAAAGTCTTTCTCTTCTTTTTGTAGGACGGGCTTTAACCGGGATCACTGCAGCAAGCCTACCGACAACCATGGCAGCTATTGCCGATTTGAGCACACGAGAAAATAAAGCCATCCATATGAGTTTCGTCGTACTTGTTCAAAGTATTGGGTTCGTTTTAGGTCCTTTAATGGGAGGACTTCTTTCTGATCCAAAAGTATTTGGATTTTTTAGCGATGCTTTTCCTTTCTATATTGCAGGAATCCTAGCATTGTTTGCTTTTGCTTGGCTTGGTTTTGCTTTTCACGAATCATTTATTCCAAGTGACAAAAAAATTCATCCCCTGCGTGTGATTTTAGTGTTTGTTCAAGCTGCAAAACATCCTCCCATCCGAAACTTAACTTGTGTTTTTCTCCTTCATCAATTAGGAATTGGCCTTTTCATTCAACTTATCCTTATCTATTTTCAGCGCTTTTTTGATTACACCACCTTTGGAATGGGAATTTTCAATTCATTTATGGGAATCTGGTTAGGCCTTGGATTATTCTTAATTCCTGCTCTTTCCAAACGTTTTCGTATCGAAACGGTTGTCTGGATTTTTCTTTTCATTTTAGGAGTTTCGCAGCTACTTCTTTCCGCTTCCTCAGTTCAATGGCTTCTATGGCTCTTGGTCATACCGCTAGCAGCTTCTGCAAACATTGCTTGGTCTGCTATCTTAACCTCCTTCTCTCATGCAGTTAGTGAAGATCAACAAGGGTGGGCATTAGGAATCACAGGAGCAGTCGTTGCCCTTGCATTTATTATCACGGGGTTCTCTCCAAACCTTGTTCCTCATATTGGTGTTATGCCTCTCATTGCTACAGGTGGGATCTTAGTTGTTTTCAGCTCAATAATTATGCTCTATTACTGTAAACGGTATGTTAAATGA
- a CDS encoding Lpg1974 family pore-forming outer membrane protein: MNKKLCFQFLTMFLIPLVAWAGQSSPAGEITPSVGPIPGSNGNVRVDAEFLWWYGSVTDLSYAIKGKTVATGDAVNPAQSAVWTPSKKEEFDWSWDPGVRIGLGFITDHDGWDVYSDWTYFYNSVTDSSSVPPFNDSNLAQAGPYPLGTRAFTSTWFLTPNGEFLSRVKAKWAVLFNQIDSRLGRSFWISRYLSLQPFFGVRAYWSRMYFNVHGDRPARVNATLFSTSSTYGQKSWAVGLLGGINTAWHINPNWSIFANTSIALAYGKSWIRRKSSQLEIDQTGVTLGNLSATTQDTIYQTQPFVDLAMGARWEKTFKESFRLLFDLGWETHFLIDYNQLFRGTEPVISFTDLPSTNGNLTLSGLTARGRIDF; this comes from the coding sequence ATGAATAAAAAACTTTGTTTCCAATTTTTGACAATGTTCCTCATCCCACTTGTTGCATGGGCTGGGCAATCGTCTCCTGCAGGCGAAATCACACCTTCTGTTGGACCGATTCCAGGCTCTAATGGGAATGTTAGAGTTGATGCAGAGTTTTTATGGTGGTATGGCAGTGTCACCGATCTTTCTTATGCGATCAAAGGGAAGACTGTTGCAACAGGAGATGCCGTCAATCCGGCTCAAAGCGCTGTTTGGACACCTTCAAAAAAAGAAGAGTTTGATTGGTCATGGGATCCCGGTGTGCGAATTGGGCTTGGATTTATAACAGATCACGATGGTTGGGATGTTTATTCAGATTGGACTTATTTCTATAATAGCGTCACAGACAGTTCATCAGTGCCACCATTTAATGATTCAAACTTAGCGCAAGCTGGTCCCTATCCTCTCGGAACAAGGGCTTTCACATCTACCTGGTTTTTAACGCCTAATGGGGAGTTTCTTAGCAGAGTAAAAGCGAAGTGGGCCGTCCTTTTCAATCAAATTGACTCAAGATTGGGTCGCAGTTTTTGGATTAGCCGTTACCTATCGCTTCAGCCATTTTTTGGTGTGAGAGCTTACTGGTCTCGGATGTATTTCAATGTTCATGGAGACCGTCCTGCAAGAGTCAATGCAACACTTTTTAGCACAAGTTCGACATATGGGCAAAAATCGTGGGCAGTTGGACTATTAGGAGGAATCAATACCGCTTGGCATATCAATCCTAATTGGAGCATTTTTGCAAACACAAGCATTGCGCTTGCCTACGGGAAGTCCTGGATTCGTCGCAAGAGTTCTCAGCTCGAGATTGACCAAACAGGGGTGACATTGGGGAATCTCTCTGCGACAACACAAGATACAATCTACCAAACGCAGCCGTTTGTTGATTTAGCAATGGGCGCAAGATGGGAAAAGACTTTTAAAGAGTCGTTCCGCTTGCTCTTTGATTTGGGATGGGAGACCCATTTTCTTATAGACTATAACCAACTTTTCCGTGGAACAGAGCCTGTGATTTCCTTCACAGATTTACCTTCTACAAACGGAAATCTCACCCTTTCTGGGCTCACAGCTCGAGGGCGAATTGATTTTTAA
- a CDS encoding Lpg1974 family pore-forming outer membrane protein yields MFRALVLLLFLPLTLCASVNDVIGNYPTQSSSRSAASLPINNDVVSSIETITPSLGPISQRGYDFIVDAEFLYWYANVTQLPYAREYKLAPVGDSTDPTVATLIPVDFKQLDWGWDPGVRLGFGVVTNHEGWEVYSNWTYTYNSVSDVSSVPDYLGRDFFSTNVNPPGTKILTSPWLWLPNRDHFNRIKANWALLFNQIDLTIGRHFWLSSRLSVHPFAGIRSYWARMHFSVDAFRPGINNPASIQNQIDSKNTFKQKSWGVGLLGGLNTAWHITDHWSVVGIVDLALTYGKTMVHSRIDNLQIQFSPQVPYRNVHLQVDDNLYRLQSFVDLSLGFRWETMIDEVYRLLFDLAWETHFLLNFSQLFYGTYQTGATTNPFVTLPNASTDLPSSKGNLTMSGVVLRGRFEF; encoded by the coding sequence ATGTTTCGAGCGTTAGTCCTTCTATTGTTTTTACCGTTGACTCTTTGCGCAAGCGTTAACGATGTGATCGGAAATTATCCCACTCAATCCTCAAGTAGGAGTGCAGCCTCTCTTCCCATTAACAATGATGTGGTCTCATCGATAGAGACGATAACCCCTTCGCTCGGCCCCATTTCGCAGCGAGGGTACGACTTTATTGTCGATGCTGAGTTTCTGTATTGGTATGCAAATGTCACTCAGCTTCCCTACGCGAGAGAATATAAACTTGCCCCTGTTGGGGATTCAACAGATCCAACAGTTGCCACACTGATCCCTGTTGATTTCAAACAACTTGATTGGGGGTGGGACCCTGGGGTGCGTTTAGGATTCGGCGTTGTGACAAATCATGAAGGTTGGGAAGTCTATTCGAATTGGACCTACACATATAATAGTGTCTCGGACGTATCTTCTGTACCCGATTATCTCGGAAGAGACTTTTTTTCTACGAATGTGAATCCTCCAGGAACGAAAATTTTAACCTCTCCTTGGCTTTGGCTCCCTAACCGCGATCATTTTAACCGAATTAAGGCAAATTGGGCTCTTCTCTTTAACCAAATCGATCTCACTATTGGACGCCATTTTTGGCTCAGTTCGCGTCTCTCTGTTCATCCTTTTGCAGGAATCCGTAGTTATTGGGCACGCATGCATTTTAGTGTGGATGCTTTTCGCCCTGGAATCAATAATCCTGCATCTATACAGAATCAGATTGATTCGAAAAACACATTCAAACAAAAGTCATGGGGTGTTGGGTTGCTAGGAGGTTTGAATACAGCTTGGCATATCACCGATCATTGGAGTGTTGTTGGAATAGTAGATCTTGCGCTCACATATGGTAAAACAATGGTGCATTCAAGAATCGATAATCTTCAAATTCAATTCTCGCCACAAGTTCCTTACCGCAATGTTCATTTGCAAGTAGATGATAACCTTTACCGTTTACAATCATTTGTAGATCTGAGCTTAGGGTTTCGTTGGGAGACGATGATTGATGAAGTCTATCGGCTTCTTTTTGACCTAGCATGGGAAACACACTTTTTGCTTAACTTTAGTCAATTGTTTTACGGGACATATCAAACAGGAGCAACGACGAATCCATTTGTGACACTTCCGAATGCGTCAACAGATCTTCCGTCATCAAAGGGAAATTTAACGATGTCCGGTGTTGTATTGCGGGGGCGATTTGAGTTTTAA
- a CDS encoding Lpg1974 family pore-forming outer membrane protein translates to MKVGFLRKIPIAIASLLATSAAFAAMDMDSRVSQLESQMQQVRTETAMGTYGAQTATARPEVDGRGWFLTLDILYWHAKVGGTEFAYSDNDPAATLPIRGRTKDIDFEWDWGVRVGLGYNFAHDGWDAYLHYTYFDTNGSDSSRGGLNSTLIPLRGAAQIVSTTASPDDLFIFCESAKSQYDLDYNALDLELGRAYFVSGQLSFRPHWGLKTAWIDQEQIARYTGGNPVVNPNGGDNLGLGVSSVHIKDDCDFWGLGPRVGVESKWHLGYGFSIFGNIAGGLLFGYFDVDHRERWTGNEDNTIRLHANRHAFSPTVQFQLGLRFDKYVHNNRQHIGVGLGYEAEYWWRQNQMLKIDDSAVLKYERYSEDLSFHGLTLDIRFDF, encoded by the coding sequence ATGAAAGTGGGCTTTTTAAGGAAGATTCCGATCGCCATCGCTTCCCTTTTGGCTACATCCGCAGCATTTGCTGCTATGGATATGGACTCTCGGGTCTCGCAACTTGAGAGCCAAATGCAGCAAGTGCGTACCGAGACTGCCATGGGAACTTATGGTGCACAAACAGCGACTGCCCGCCCAGAAGTGGACGGCCGTGGCTGGTTCCTAACTTTAGATATACTTTATTGGCATGCTAAAGTTGGTGGAACAGAGTTTGCCTATTCTGACAACGATCCTGCCGCAACCCTACCAATCCGAGGTCGTACCAAAGATATCGACTTTGAGTGGGATTGGGGTGTTCGTGTTGGATTAGGTTACAACTTTGCACATGATGGTTGGGATGCATATCTGCATTACACATATTTTGACACAAATGGAAGTGATTCGTCACGCGGTGGTCTCAACAGTACGCTTATTCCTCTTAGAGGAGCAGCGCAAATTGTTTCGACAACAGCAAGTCCAGACGATCTGTTTATCTTTTGTGAAAGTGCCAAGTCTCAGTATGACTTAGACTACAACGCACTTGATTTAGAACTTGGGCGCGCTTACTTTGTGAGCGGTCAGCTTTCTTTCCGCCCTCACTGGGGTTTGAAGACTGCTTGGATTGATCAAGAACAGATCGCACGTTATACAGGTGGAAACCCTGTGGTGAATCCAAACGGAGGTGACAATCTAGGTCTTGGAGTGAGTTCAGTTCACATTAAAGATGACTGTGACTTCTGGGGACTTGGGCCACGTGTAGGTGTCGAGTCAAAATGGCACTTAGGTTATGGATTTAGCATTTTTGGTAACATTGCCGGTGGACTTCTCTTTGGTTACTTTGATGTAGACCACAGAGAGCGCTGGACTGGAAATGAAGACAACACGATTCGCTTACATGCGAACCGCCATGCGTTTTCTCCAACAGTTCAGTTTCAACTCGGACTACGTTTTGACAAGTATGTGCACAACAATAGACAACATATTGGTGTGGGACTTGGATACGAAGCCGAGTACTGGTGGAGACAAAACCAAATGCTTAAAATCGATGATTCTGCGGTCCTCAAGTATGAAAGATACTCTGAAGACTTAAGTTTCCACGGTTTGACTCTTGATATTAGGTTTGATTTCTAA
- a CDS encoding Lpg1974 family pore-forming outer membrane protein, with amino-acid sequence MKVRSLGKLIAPIVAIATSNAAFAAMDREARVTELETQMQQVRTETAMDTYGANTALARPSVENPYKWFVTLDVLYWRTKIGGTEYAYSDQDPTASLPLKGRTKQMEFDWDWGLRAGLGYNFDHDGWDLRAQYTWFDTSGSDTTRAGLNSSIVPLRGSALIPGNNQEFVFCAHAKSQYDMDYQAVDVELGRDYYVSSKLSFRPFWGLKTAWVDLEQITRYTGGVPDVNNPDFLGLDRNTVHLRENCDFWGLGPRAGLDSRWYLGEGFSIFGNIAGALLYGYFDVDHKERYTGNENARIRLHADRHAFSPTAQIQMGLRWDSYFHENRHHFGVGLGFEAQYWWRMNQMLKVDDATTLKYERYSEDLSMYGLTLDMKFDF; translated from the coding sequence ATGAAAGTGAGGTCTTTAGGTAAATTAATAGCGCCTATCGTTGCGATCGCTACTTCAAATGCTGCCTTTGCTGCGATGGATCGGGAGGCTCGTGTCACCGAACTAGAAACCCAAATGCAGCAAGTGCGCACTGAGACCGCGATGGACACGTATGGAGCGAATACCGCTTTAGCTCGGCCATCAGTCGAAAACCCTTATAAATGGTTTGTGACTTTAGATGTGCTTTATTGGCGGACTAAAATTGGGGGAACAGAGTATGCATACTCGGATCAAGATCCAACAGCATCTCTTCCGCTAAAAGGACGTACCAAGCAAATGGAGTTTGATTGGGATTGGGGACTACGTGCTGGTCTCGGATACAATTTTGATCATGATGGTTGGGATTTAAGAGCGCAGTACACATGGTTTGACACAAGTGGTAGTGATACAACTCGTGCAGGGCTTAACAGCTCGATCGTTCCTTTAAGAGGGTCGGCCCTTATTCCTGGAAATAACCAAGAGTTTGTCTTTTGTGCGCATGCCAAGTCGCAATATGACATGGACTATCAAGCAGTTGATGTCGAGCTTGGTCGGGATTACTATGTGAGTTCGAAACTATCGTTTCGTCCTTTCTGGGGGCTCAAAACAGCTTGGGTTGATCTTGAGCAAATTACCCGATATACTGGAGGAGTTCCAGACGTGAACAACCCAGACTTTCTTGGATTGGATCGTAATACAGTCCATCTCCGAGAAAACTGTGATTTCTGGGGTCTTGGACCACGCGCTGGTTTAGATTCTCGTTGGTACTTAGGCGAAGGATTCAGCATTTTTGGAAATATTGCAGGTGCCCTTCTCTATGGATACTTTGATGTAGATCATAAGGAAAGATACACTGGAAATGAAAACGCACGGATTCGTTTACATGCAGATCGTCATGCTTTTTCTCCGACTGCACAGATCCAAATGGGCCTAAGATGGGATTCGTATTTCCATGAGAATAGACACCACTTTGGAGTTGGGCTAGGATTTGAAGCTCAATACTGGTGGAGAATGAATCAAATGCTTAAAGTTGACGATGCTACTACTTTAAAGTACGAGCGTTATTCAGAAGACTTGAGTATGTATGGATTGACACTCGACATGAAATTTGATTTCTAA
- a CDS encoding cyclase family protein, with amino-acid sequence MGMKIWDVTLTLTEKMPVWPGDPQPQFIKKMQLEKGDIATVSYIKMGAHTGTHVDAPCHFIKGGGGVETLPLEILVGPALVIEALNIPLITKEVFEAHDIPKGTERLLIKTDNSEYWVKGVLEFDKSYVAISEDGAKFLVERKIKLVGLDGFSIAPFDDVVPTHEVILGAKIVVIEGLNLSEINAGTYTLCCLPIKIAGSDGAPARTILMK; translated from the coding sequence ATGGGGATGAAAATCTGGGATGTCACACTTACCTTAACTGAAAAAATGCCTGTTTGGCCTGGTGATCCTCAGCCGCAATTTATAAAAAAAATGCAGCTTGAAAAAGGGGATATTGCCACAGTCTCCTATATAAAGATGGGGGCCCATACAGGCACACATGTTGATGCTCCCTGCCACTTTATTAAAGGGGGAGGGGGTGTCGAAACCCTTCCACTTGAGATCTTAGTAGGCCCTGCTTTGGTCATTGAAGCATTAAATATTCCGTTGATCACAAAGGAAGTGTTTGAAGCACATGACATTCCGAAAGGGACGGAGCGTTTGTTGATTAAGACCGATAACTCTGAGTATTGGGTCAAAGGGGTATTAGAATTTGATAAATCTTATGTTGCCATTAGTGAGGATGGGGCCAAATTTCTCGTCGAAAGGAAAATCAAGCTTGTTGGACTTGATGGGTTTTCGATTGCGCCGTTTGATGATGTTGTTCCTACGCACGAAGTGATCCTTGGGGCCAAGATTGTCGTGATTGAAGGGTTAAATCTATCCGAAATCAACGCTGGAACTTATACTCTTTGCTGTTTGCCAATTAAAATTGCAGGCTCAGATGGAGCTCCTGCTCGAACTATTTTAATGAAATAG
- a CDS encoding RNA polymerase sigma factor — MSKSSFSQGFDPQHQQKIEELVAIAKEQGYITYEEINEILPMNFDSAEQIDEVLIFLSGMDIQILNQSEVERQKERKKEAKEMEALPKRMEGSSDDPVRMYLKEMGSVPLLSREEEVEISKRIEKAQIQIEKIIMRFRYSTREAISIAHYLITGKERFDKIIAEKEIEDKNSFLKLLPKLCDLLKKEDHILEKLLLQTQSKDLGKVERVKLSEDIEKCNIRTQAYLRRMHFRHNITEDFGEVILTSYDRFLALEKEIQELVPRAEKNRFAKAKLLAAERKLTKRELAAGRTIDKFKKDVRMLQRWMDKSQEAKREMVESNLRLVISIAKKYTNRGLSFLDLIQEGNMGLMKAVEKFEYRRGYKFSTYATWWIRQAVTRAIADQARTIRIPVHMIETINKVLRGAKKLMMETGREPTPEELATELGLTPERVREIYKIAQHPISLQAEVGDSGESQFGDFLEDTTIESPDEATGYSILKDKMNEVLSTLTDRERTVLIERFGLLDGKPKTLEEVGVRFKVTRERVRQIEAKALRKMRHPTRSKQLQAFLDIIEQE; from the coding sequence ATGAGTAAATCCTCTTTTAGTCAGGGATTTGATCCTCAACATCAACAAAAAATCGAAGAACTCGTAGCCATTGCTAAAGAGCAAGGGTACATTACATATGAAGAAATCAACGAAATTCTTCCGATGAATTTCGATTCGGCGGAACAAATCGACGAAGTGTTGATTTTTCTCAGTGGAATGGACATTCAAATTCTCAACCAATCTGAAGTTGAGAGACAAAAGGAAAGGAAGAAAGAAGCAAAGGAAATGGAAGCCCTTCCAAAACGGATGGAAGGAAGTTCTGATGATCCTGTGCGGATGTATCTTAAGGAAATGGGTTCGGTTCCTCTTCTTTCTCGTGAAGAAGAAGTGGAAATTTCGAAACGGATCGAAAAAGCTCAAATCCAAATTGAAAAAATCATCATGCGCTTCCGTTATTCGACTCGTGAAGCTATTTCAATTGCCCACTATCTGATTACTGGTAAAGAGCGGTTTGACAAAATCATCGCTGAAAAAGAGATCGAAGACAAAAACAGCTTCCTCAAACTCTTACCCAAGCTGTGTGACCTTCTTAAGAAAGAAGATCATATTTTGGAAAAGCTTCTCCTTCAAACTCAAAGCAAAGATCTTGGAAAAGTTGAACGGGTTAAGCTTTCAGAAGACATCGAAAAGTGTAACATCCGTACGCAAGCCTATTTAAGACGGATGCATTTTCGCCACAACATCACCGAAGACTTTGGCGAGGTCATTTTAACATCTTACGATCGTTTCCTCGCTCTCGAAAAAGAAATTCAAGAGCTTGTTCCTCGTGCTGAGAAAAACCGCTTTGCAAAAGCAAAACTCTTAGCTGCTGAGCGCAAACTCACAAAGCGAGAGCTTGCTGCTGGCCGAACGATTGATAAATTTAAGAAAGACGTCCGCATGCTTCAACGGTGGATGGACAAGAGCCAAGAAGCCAAGCGAGAAATGGTTGAATCGAACCTTCGTCTTGTCATTTCGATTGCAAAGAAGTATACCAATCGTGGTCTTTCCTTCCTTGATCTCATTCAAGAAGGAAACATGGGCCTAATGAAGGCTGTCGAAAAATTCGAATACCGTCGTGGATACAAGTTTTCAACTTATGCGACGTGGTGGATTCGCCAAGCTGTCACACGTGCGATTGCCGATCAAGCGCGCACCATTCGTATCCCAGTCCACATGATCGAAACGATCAACAAAGTCTTGCGCGGTGCGAAAAAACTCATGATGGAAACAGGCCGTGAGCCGACTCCAGAAGAGCTTGCAACCGAACTTGGGCTCACGCCTGAGCGAGTGCGTGAGATTTACAAAATCGCGCAACATCCTATCTCTCTTCAAGCCGAAGTTGGAGACAGTGGTGAAAGTCAGTTTGGAGATTTCCTCGAAGACACGACCATTGAGTCTCCCGATGAGGCGACAGGCTACTCGATCTTAAAAGATAAGATGAATGAGGTCCTTTCGACTCTCACTGATCGTGAAAGAACGGTGCTTATTGAACGATTTGGCCTCCTTGATGGGAAGCCCAAGACTCTTGAAGAGGTTGGAGTGCGTTTTAAGGTCACACGTGAGCGGGTCCGTCAAATTGAAGCTAAGGCGCTCCGCAAAATGCGTCATCCTACTCGTTCTAAGCAACTTCAAGCTTTCCTCGATATCATCGAACAAGAATAA
- a CDS encoding competence protein CoiA: MQFFAYDELQIIFAEEALKGKDYRCPECHGRLRVKEGLHRRKHFFHFRPSSFCRQSRKTETHLTIQKKILQSLPEGQAVLEKRFPTINRVADVVWEAKKRIFEVQCSPISLQEVKERMADYGSEGYEVIWVLHDYRFNRKRLSAAENYLRPSHAFFTSINAKGRGFFYDQYEIFSSGIRVEKGPPHPIDIGHPPQKRPNSPPKKSKLPKQLKNWGRFLYYLILKQAAQ; encoded by the coding sequence ATGCAATTTTTCGCATACGACGAGTTACAAATCATTTTTGCAGAAGAAGCCCTTAAAGGAAAGGATTACCGCTGCCCTGAATGTCATGGCCGTTTACGCGTCAAGGAAGGTCTCCATCGGCGCAAACATTTTTTTCATTTTCGTCCCTCTTCTTTTTGTCGCCAAAGTAGAAAAACTGAGACTCATCTCACGATCCAAAAAAAAATTCTTCAATCACTCCCTGAAGGGCAAGCGGTTTTAGAAAAACGTTTTCCCACAATCAATCGGGTTGCCGATGTTGTCTGGGAGGCAAAAAAACGGATTTTCGAAGTCCAATGTTCTCCGATTTCACTTCAAGAAGTCAAAGAACGTATGGCCGATTATGGCTCAGAAGGGTACGAAGTGATTTGGGTTTTACACGACTATCGGTTTAACCGAAAAAGACTTTCAGCCGCTGAAAACTATTTACGCCCCTCTCACGCTTTCTTTACATCGATCAATGCTAAAGGACGTGGTTTTTTTTACGATCAATACGAGATCTTCTCATCCGGAATCCGGGTAGAAAAAGGGCCACCCCACCCCATCGATATTGGACATCCTCCCCAAAAACGACCCAACTCTCCCCCTAAAAAGTCCAAATTACCAAAGCAACTTAAAAACTGGGGGCGTTTTCTCTATTATCTCATTTTGAAGCAGGCGGCTCAGTAG
- a CDS encoding DUF3592 domain-containing protein: MLSKNVFKILFFLSGAVALYMALNFFTDLHRYFQLSLDVKAQFDNWDVEEVRSGKYIVVASYQYKVGEATYHHKTRITKAVYPNIYLAKDHIEKWKESQNWAWVNPKNPHQADLFRPFPLKKGIHLLLALGILFYFLWLNIYARRVHPEVTPE; this comes from the coding sequence ATGCTTTCAAAAAACGTCTTTAAAATTTTGTTTTTTCTTTCAGGTGCAGTGGCTCTCTATATGGCATTAAATTTCTTTACAGATTTACACCGGTATTTCCAGCTTTCTCTCGATGTAAAGGCCCAATTCGACAATTGGGATGTAGAGGAAGTGCGGTCGGGAAAGTACATTGTCGTAGCTTCCTATCAATATAAAGTGGGAGAGGCAACCTACCACCATAAAACCCGGATTACTAAAGCTGTTTATCCAAATATTTACTTAGCAAAAGACCATATAGAAAAGTGGAAAGAATCTCAAAACTGGGCCTGGGTGAACCCTAAAAATCCTCATCAAGCGGATCTTTTCCGCCCATTTCCATTGAAAAAGGGGATCCACCTCCTTCTAGCCTTGGGTATTCTTTTCTATTTTCTTTGGCTCAACATTTATGCTCGTAGAGTCCATCCAGAGGTAACCCCGGAGTGA
- the rpsT gene encoding 30S ribosomal protein S20, with the protein MAEAEKEAKKKKTPTAQKRIIQDTKKRAISRSFKSKVRTAINAFEKALSAGEKEMMQSALNTVYSLMDKGVKKGIYKQNKAARVKSQVSSLQQKSA; encoded by the coding sequence ATGGCTGAAGCAGAAAAAGAAGCAAAGAAAAAGAAAACCCCAACCGCCCAAAAGCGTATCATTCAAGACACAAAAAAGCGTGCGATAAGTCGCTCGTTCAAATCTAAAGTGCGCACCGCGATCAACGCTTTTGAAAAAGCGCTTTCTGCTGGTGAAAAAGAAATGATGCAGTCGGCCCTTAATACCGTCTATAGTTTGATGGATAAAGGAGTCAAAAAAGGCATCTATAAGCAAAATAAAGCAGCGCGCGTTAAGTCACAAGTTTCTTCTCTACAGCAGAAATCAGCTTAA
- a CDS encoding NUDIX hydrolase has product MYTNLIDEAKKEGIEKVHVAALVRNAKNQILLIEKVLQAKPIYEFPTADLKEGETIQQALQRAVLEETAMELGEVKAYLGHYDVGQDRYYHFVTEVKDPCSIEQNTKIAYAWLETQEAVGYPITDDLREMLDVYAKMQQT; this is encoded by the coding sequence ATGTATACCAACCTAATTGATGAAGCGAAAAAGGAAGGGATCGAAAAAGTTCATGTTGCAGCTCTTGTCCGCAATGCAAAAAATCAAATCCTTTTAATTGAAAAGGTCTTACAAGCAAAACCAATTTATGAGTTTCCAACGGCCGATCTGAAAGAAGGTGAAACCATTCAACAAGCGTTGCAGCGAGCTGTTTTAGAAGAAACTGCAATGGAGCTTGGAGAGGTGAAGGCCTACCTTGGTCATTATGATGTGGGACAAGATAGATATTACCACTTTGTCACAGAAGTGAAAGATCCTTGTTCAATCGAACAAAATACGAAAATTGCTTACGCTTGGCTAGAAACGCAAGAAGCAGTAGGCTATCCGATTACAGATGATCTTCGAGAAATGTTAGACGTGTATGCTAAAATGCAACAGACTTAA